From Huiozyma naganishii CBS 8797 chromosome 11, complete genome, a single genomic window includes:
- the TRF5 gene encoding non-canonical poly(A) polymerase TRF5 (similar to Saccharomyces cerevisiae TRF5 (YNL299W) and PAP2 (YOL115W); ancestral locus Anc_3.58) — MRNWRGKRLRKLSFNKVREHIEVFNSGSVSDFNELQSLNDGNGSSRNPFEELKVDASYDNLLLSMEDTELEDKVLIKEIDEASSQDGGEPPHALRQEDTLTLNRDYIAFSDSSAGEEEDHNSTDDEVSSESSKSPMENAQPEFNPNFPWLLNQDHSQEKQISQWLTQEIKDFVAYISPTGSEIISRNRAVQKIRKAVRSLWRDSDLHVFGSYATDLYMPGSDIDCVVNSTSMDKENTQYLYELARHLRDENLAVQIEVISRTRVPIIKFIEPHSNLHIDVSFERLNGIEAARLIRGWLRETPGLRELVLIIKQFLAARRLNDVHTGGLGGFSIICLVYSFMNLHPKIRTQEIDPLDNLGVLLIDFFELYGKNFAYDDVALSFNDDHFPVYVPKSHWKSLLPVRNSFALAIQDPMEHSNNISRSSFNMRVIKKAFAGAFDLLTNKCYELNMATFKDRVGESILANVIKYKGERRDFQDDRAFVENRAILENEKFHRKRARTLYRSGKPAEDVFLDPSDDDLITGGHDDTEMYRLDEPAKKKLKKKKKATPTQRTKTVTPVKKSKQKSSSKHPRQSIDSLMGLSDHDGDTERSSVEPTRSETGNAANLKRATVDAQTRRDYWFSKGQALAKGSW, encoded by the coding sequence ATGCGTAACTGGAGAGGGAAGCGGTTGAGGAAGTTATCCTTCAATAAAGTGCGGGAGCACATCGAGGTGTTCAACTCCGGGTCTGTGTCGGATTTCAACGAACTCCAGAGTCTAAACGATGGTAATGGTAGTTCAAGGAACCCATTTGAAGAGTTGAAAGTGGATGCATCGTACGATAATTTATTGTTGTCCATGGAGGACACAGAACTGGAGGATAAAGTTTTGATTAAGGAGATCGATGAGGCAAGTTCGCAAGATGGGGGTGAGCCACCGCATGCACTGCGACAAGAGGATACGctgactttgaacagagaCTATATAGCTTTCTCTGATAGCTCTGCAggggaggaggaagatCACAATTCCACGGACGACGAGGTTTCTTCTGAATCGAGCAAGAGTCCCATGGAAAATGCACAGCCGGAGTTCAACCCGAATTTCCCCTGGCTTTTGAACCAAGACCATTCACAAGAGAAACAAATCAGCCAGTGGCTCACGCAGGAGATTAAAGATTTTGTCGCGTACATATCACCCACTGGGAGTGAGATCATTTCACGTAACCGAGCGGTTCAGAAGATTCGGAAAGCCGTGAGATCGCTCTGGCGAGACTCGGATTTGCATGTATTTGGGTCATACGCGACTGATTTGTACATGCCCGGTTCAGATATCGACTGCGTTGTGAACAGCACCTCAATGGATAAAGAAAACACTCAATACTTGTACGAACTGGCTCGTCACTTGAGAGATGAGAATCTAGCCGTGCAGATTGAAGTCATCAGCCGAACAAGAGTACCCATCATCAAATTCATAGAGCCCCATTCCAACCTCCACATCGATGTGTCCTTTGAACGGCTAAACGGTATTGAGGCAGCACGTTTGATCCGCGGCTGGCTTCGCGAGACGCCCGGTCTGCGTGAACTGgtcctcatcatcaaacaatTTCTTGCAGCAAGGAGGCTCAACGACGTCCACACGGGCGGGCTAGGCGGATTCAGTATCATCTGTCTCGTCTACTCATTTATGAATTTGCATCCAAAGATCCGGACCCAAGAGATAGACCCTCTGGATAATTTGGGTGTCCTGTTAATCGACTTCTTCGAGTTGTACGGCAAGAACTTTGCGTACGACGACGTGGCACTGAGCTTCAACGACGACCATTTCCCCGTATACGTACCAAAATCACATTGGAAGTCCTTGCTCCCGGTGAGGAACTCGTTTGCACTGGCAATCCAGGACCCGATGGAACACTCGAACAACATCAGCCGGAGCTCCTTCAACATGAGAGTGATCAAGAAGGCCTTTGCCGGTGCGTTCGACCTCCTGACAAACAAGTGCTACGAATTGAACATGGCGACCTTTAAGGACCGTGTCGGCGAGAGCATCCTGGCCAACGTCATCAAGTACAAGGGCGAGCGGAGGGACTTTCAGGATGATAGGGCCTTTGTCGAAAACAGGGCAATACTGGAAAACGAAAAGTTTCACCGCAAAAGGGCCCGGACCCTATACCGCAGCGGGAAACCTGCTGAAGATGTGTTCCTGGACCCCAGTGATGACGACCTGATCACGGGTGGCCACGACGATACGGAAATGTACCGTCTGGACGAACctgccaagaagaaattaaagaagaagaaaaaggcaACTCCCACACAAAGAACCAAAACTGTGACCCCAGTCAAGAAGAGTAAACAGAAGTCGAGCAGCAAGCACCCAAGACAGAGCATCGACTCCCTAATGGGCCTCTCGGACCACGACGG
- the KNAG0K02390 gene encoding 40S ribosomal protein eS19 (similar to Saccharomyces cerevisiae RPS19B (YNL302C) and RPS19A (YOL121C); ancestral locus Anc_3.51) has product MPGVSVRDVSAQEFINAYASFLQRQGKLEVPGYVDIVKTSQGNEMPPQDSEGWFYKRAASVARHIYLRKQVGVGKLNKLYGNSKSRGARPSKHVDASGSINRKALQALEKIGIVEISPKGGRRISENGQRDLDRIAAQTLEEDE; this is encoded by the exons ATGCCAGGTGTTTCTGTTAG AGACGTTTCTGCTCAAGAATTCATCAACGCCTATGCCTCTTTCTTGCAAAGACAAGGTAAGCTAGAAGTCCCAGGTTACGTTGACATTGTCAAGACCTCCCAAGGTAACGAGATGCCTCCACAAGACTCCGAAGGTTGGTTCTACAAGCGTGCCGCCTCCGTTGCCAGACACATCTACTTGAGAAAGCAAGTCGGTGTCGGCAAATTGAACAAGCTTTACGGTAACTCCAAGTCCAGAGGTGCCAGACCATCCAAGCACGTCGACGCCTCCGGTTCCATCAACAGAAAGGCCCTACAGGCTTTGGAGAAAATCGGCATTGTCGAAATCTCTCCAAAGGGTGGCAGAAGAATCTCCGAGAACGGTCAAAGAGATTTGGACCGTATCGCCGCTcaaactttggaagaagacgaaTAA
- the YPT11 gene encoding Rab family GTPase YPT11 (similar to Saccharomyces cerevisiae YPT11 (YNL304W); ancestral locus Anc_3.47), whose protein sequence is MASNKRHSFNVWQSPMASPPQSPAAQFPRAPKRTRSRRVRDSALLMDSAGHTHLKLLLVGDANVGKTAMILRYCDLLPMKDPVDGAPQEAALDTRTTIGVDIKNRLIDIDHRFFNCLIWDTAGQERFRNAIIPSLYRNCHGVVLCYDTCRRSTLDSCLEYWIPEALKNLTSADLKRARFYLIGTKLDLDDDREVTAEDVADFVARSRMEYNVPIESHFAVTSRWSDSVERAFDAVITNLVENGCYDDDDGEEARKRRSRYSSSDLEMASDTVDSTVDDEQDYSKKEEEEADWRDYDHVFKLRIRGTKRNIKTSSVDITKPSPDESSASQQPYPGTYCCT, encoded by the coding sequence ATGGCAAGCAACAAGAGACACTCGTTCAATGTGTGGCAGTCGCCCATGGCGTCGCCGCCGCAGAGTCCCGCGGCACAGTTCCCGCGGGCGCCGAAACGCACGAGAAGCAGGCGTGTTAGGGACTCCGCGCTGCTGATGGATTCCGCCGGGCACACGCATCTGAAGTTACTACTTGTAGGGGACGCGAATGTGGGAAAGACGGCGATGATCCTGCGGTACTGTGACCTGCTGCCGATGAAGGATCCCGTTGATGGTGCGCCCCAGGAGGCGGCACTGGACACGCGGACGACCATCGGTGTCGATATCAAGAACAGGTTGATTGATATCGACCAcaggttcttcaactgtctCATATGGGACACTGCAGGGCAGGAGCGGTTCCGCAACGCGATAATACCGTCGCTGTACAGGAACTGTCATGGGGTCGTGCTCTGCTACGATACGTGCAGGCGGAGCACGCTCGACAGCTGTCTCGAGTACTGGATCCCGGAGGCGCTCAAGAACCTGACCTCTGCGGACCTTAAGAGGGCGCGGTTCTACCTCATCGGCACCAAGCTGGATTTGGACGACGACAGAGAGGTCACTGCGGAGGACGTTGCGGATTTCGTGGCGCGGTCCCGGATGGAATATAACGTCCCCATTGAGTCCCATTTCGCGGTGACATCTCGGTGGTCGGACTCCGTGGAGCGTGCATTTGATGCAGTCATCACTAACCTCGTCGAAAACGGGTGCtacgatgacgacgacggtgaGGAGGCCAGGAAACGCCGATCGCGGTACTCGAGTTCCGATTTGGAGATGGCCAGCGACACAGTGGACTCCACAGTGGACGATGAGCAGGACTACAgcaagaaggaggaggaggaggcagaCTGGCGAGATTACGACCATGTGTTCAAACTACGTATCAGGGGCACCAAGCGCAACATCAAGACCTCGTCGGTAGACATCACGAAACCTTCCCCCGACGAGTCCTCAGCATCACAACAGCCTTACCCAGGCACGTACTGCTGCACCTGA
- the BXI1 gene encoding Bxi1p (similar to Saccharomyces cerevisiae YNL305C; ancestral locus Anc_3.44): protein MSTTVPPPPYEEHNSGQAAVGQAAVDPLLDDFNYSTKVAFCDAPVRRHFTRKVYTVLSTQLLITFTWSLFVSKYRVLQRFVLDHMWLWWTALAVSFVTCLWISLSPRGEDWDAKNEEQEPAWARREQRPWYILTKSRQFALLMVFTFTEAYTLGVVCLTYDSGTVLSALLITTVVVVGVSAVAISGRFQIALESMGSVYYWLNWALWLIIGIGFSSLFFGISGKWDLLYGWLGAIVFTVYLFVDTQLVFRKVYVDEEIKCAMMLYLDIINLFLSILRILSHNDDN, encoded by the coding sequence ATGTCTACTACGGTACCACCCCCACCTTACGAGGAGCACAACTCTGGCCAGGCTGCTGTTGGACAGGCTGCAGTGGACCCCTTGCTCGATGACTTCAACTACTCGACGAAGGTTGCGTTCTGCGACGCGCCTGTCAGGAGGCACTTCACACGGAAGGTGTACACGGTTCTGTCGACGCAGCTGCTGATAACGTTCACTTGGTCGCTGTTTGTGAGCAAGTACCGTGTTTTGCAACGGTTCGTGCTGGACCACATGTGGCTGTGGTGGACTGCACTTGCCGTGTCCTTCGTGACCTGTCTGTGGATCTCGCTGTCTCCTAGAGGTGAGGACTGGGATGCGAAGAACGAGGAGCAAGAGCCCGCGTGGGCACGCAGGGAGCAGCGGCCATGGTACATCCTTACGAAATCCCGGCAGTTTGCCCTGCTGATGGTGTTCACCTTCACGGAGGCGTATACACTTGGTGTCGTCTGCCTGACGTACGATTCTGGGACCGTGCTGAGCGCGCTGCTGATTACCacggttgttgttgtcggTGTGTCAGCGGTAGCCATCTCGGGAAGGTTCCAGATTGCTCTTGAGTCGATGGGGTCAGTGTACTATTGGTTGAACTGGGCACTGTGGCTGATCATTGGGATCGGGTTCTCGTCACTGTTCTTTGGCATCTCAGGGAAGTGGGACCTGCTCTACGGGTGGCTCGGAGCGATCGTCTTCACCGTGTACTTGTTTGTCGACACACAGCTTGTGTTCAGGAAAGTGTACGTCGATGAGGAGATAAAGTGTGCGATGATGTTGTACTTGGACATCATCAACCTTTTCCTGTCCATCTTGAGAATCCTATCGcacaacgacgacaactGA
- the RPL25 gene encoding 60S ribosomal protein uL23 (similar to Saccharomyces cerevisiae RPL25 (YOL127W); ancestral locus Anc_3.43) — MAPSAKATAAKKAVVKGTNGKKALKVRTSATFRLPKTLKLTRTPKYATKSVPHYNRLDSYKVIEQPITSETAMKKVEDGNTLVFQVSMKANKYQIKKAVKELYEVDVQSVNTLVRPNGTKKAYVRLTSDYDALDIANRIGYI, encoded by the coding sequence ATGGCTCCATCCGCTAAAGCTACTGCTGCTAAGAAGGCCGTTGTCAAGGGTACCAATGGTAAGAAGGCTTTGAAGGTCAGAACCTCTGCCACTTTCAGACTCCCaaagactttgaagttgacgAGAACTCCTAAATACGCCACCAAGTCTGTCCCTCACTACAACAGATTGGACTCGTACAAGGTCATCGAGCAGCCAATCACCTCCGAGACCGCCATGAAGAAAGTCGAGGACGGTAACACTTTGGTTTTCCAAGTCTCCATGAAGGCCAACAAGTACcagatcaagaaggccgTCAAGGAGCTATACGAGGTCGATGTCCAGTCCGTCAACACTCTGGTCAGACCAAACGGTACCAAGAAGGCCTACGTCAGATTGACCTCCGACTACGATGCTTTGGACATTGCCAACAGAATCGGTTACATCTGA
- the MRPS18 gene encoding mitochondrial 37S ribosomal protein uS11m MRPS18 (similar to Saccharomyces cerevisiae MRPS18 (YNL306W); ancestral locus Anc_3.42) gives MLGNLGLQRPQRGFWRCIKRFNSTSPPRPLQVTNSGTTPAPFQFANVRHPQNTDGFSVLKPNEITRSYTLHCLFTKNNTHFTYAATVEDTNYLAMHPDLSYNAKFQYYAKLPSKVKIAISTGCLGFRKAARGEYEAAFQTASKMFKTIQEKNLLNHPIDIVMKDFGKGRAAFIAALNGKEGTFVRPKIRTISDATPLKFGGVRSPRIRRL, from the coding sequence ATGCTCGGTAATTTGGGGTTACAACGGCCGCAGCGCGGTTTCTGGCGGTGCATTAAGAGGTTTAACTCGACTAGTCCACCGCGTCCCCTACAGGTGACCAACAGCGGTACCACCCCGGCACCGTTCCAGTTTGCGAACGTGCGGCATCCGCAAAACACTGATGGGTTCTCTGTGTTGAAGCCGAACGAGATCACAAGGAGTTATACGCTACACTGCCTCTTCACGAAGAACAACACACACTTCACGTATGCGGCGACCGTGGAGGACACGAACTACCTGGCGATGCACCCTGACCTGTCGTACAACGCCAAGTTCCAGTACTACGCTAAACTACCCTCCAAAGTGAAGATCGCCATCTCTACTGGGTGTCTTGGTTTCCGGAAGGCCGCGCGTGGTGAGTACGAGGCTGCCTTTCAGACGGCTAGTAAAATGTTCAAGACGATACAGGAGAAGAATTTGCTGAACCACCCGATTGACATTGTCATGAAGGATTTCGGGAAGGGCAGAGCCGCTTTCATCGCTGCTTTGAACGGTAAAGAGGGTACTTTCGTCAGGCCCAAGATAAGAACGATCAGCGACGCAACACCGTTGAAATTCGGCGGTGTACGTTCCCCACGGATAAGAAGACTGTGA
- the KRI1 gene encoding Kri1p (similar to Saccharomyces cerevisiae KRI1 (YNL308C); ancestral locus Anc_3.39), translating into MLRGYALYLLRYHVSLREDITMPRKKSASKKAKEAALRESLKKEEQVQTRTEEHGGELSAGESEYSGSSSSEEEEDDYGELVTEDVEEGINKVLTAIRNNDTSTLLDPKVKFFQESEGKTPLDKKRDKPVYLKDYHRMNLLSGDALKDNDQLDREDFSRTVDGQQSYVSQQRDERNELLNEIKNAVDVAGSDDSDDGFMKKKQLVASTDGATGTSSEKRKLPDPKEGQGDEFLDEFLQRQAWIPQPGDKTIDLDIADAALEDERNFDDAVEDFEKAYNFRYEDPNAAEIVSYARTQATLRRSKTNSRRRKREDERETKIKEHEKREGAVQKKKIKKVNKLTDVLSQLQKEYGAEIDEKMVNKITNTLLNSEYSENDWDNVIAELFNEQYYEDSGEKPKWDDDLMEEDNENDDNGEVEEPEEEPKEQIVEDTTEEPTRKSRKAKKTDKQQEKKQKKKLVDLVDHAVEKNKVALLEEVEKDLEERGRSKTQPEIKFRYREVSPESYGLNAREIFAADDTDLNDFISLKKFAPYREKELRSKDKRKVTKSKRLREWRKKVFKDEKGLAAALAEGGEDTIPIAQPVEEVKHKNKRHDKRR; encoded by the coding sequence ATGCTCCGTGGTTACGCTTTATATCTGCTCCGTTATCACGTCAGCCTGAGAGAGGATATAACTATGCCAAGAAAAAAGTCTGCTTCGAAGAAGGCCAAGGAGGCCGCATTGAGAGAGTCTCTTAAGAAAGAGGAACAGGTTCAGACCCGCACAGAGGAGCATGGGGGGGAACTAAGTGCCGGTGAATCCGAGTACTCTGGGTCATCTTCCTctgaggaagaggaggacgattATGGTGAGTTGGTCACCGAGGATGTCGAGGAAGGTATTAATAAAGTGTTGACTGCCATTAGAAACAACGATACTTCTACTCTGCTGGACCCGAAGGTAAAATTCTTTCAAGAGTCGGAAGGTAAGACCCCACTGGACAAGAAGAGGGACAAACCGgtgtacttgaaggactACCACAGAATGAACTTGCTGTCTGGTGACGCATTGAAGGATAACGACCAATTGGATAGAGAGGATTTCTCACGTACGGTGGACGGTCAACAGTCGTATGTGTCACAGCAGAGGGACGAACGGAACGAACTGTTGaacgagatcaagaacGCGGTCGATGTGGCCGGAAGTGATGACAGTGATGACGGGTtcatgaagaagaaacaactcGTGGCCAGTACCGACGGTGCCACCGGTACTAGTTCGGAGAAACGGAAACTGCCAGACCCGAAGGAGGGTCAAGGTGATGAATTCTTGGACGAGTTCCTACAGAGGCAGGCATGGATTCCTCAACCGGGGGATAAGACGATCGATCTCGATATCGCAGATGCCGCTCTAGAGGACGAACGCAATTTCGACGACGCCGTAGAAGACTTCGAAAAGGCGTATAACTTTAGGTACGAGGACCCAAACGCCGCGGAGATCGTGTCGTACGCGCGTACGCAGGCTACACTAAGGCGGTCGAAGACCAACTCCCGTAGACGGAAGAGAGAGGATGAAAGGGAGACCAAGATAAAGGAGCACGAAAAGAGGGAAGGTGCCgtacagaagaagaagataaaGAAGGTCAACAAGTTGACGGACGTACTTTCACAATTGCAGAAGGAGTACGGCGCCGAGATTGACGAGAAAATGGTCAACAAGATCACCAACACGCTTTTGAACAGCGAATACTCGGAAAACGACTGGGATAACGTCATCGCGGAGCTGTTCAACGAGCAATACTACGAGGACTCTGGAGAAAAGCCCAAATGGGACGATGATCTTATGGAGGAGGACAACGAAAACGACGATAATGGGGAAGTGGAGGAACCAGAAGAGGAACCCAAAGAGCAGATCGTTGAAGACACCACGGAAGAACCGACTCGCAAGAGCAGAAAGGCCAAGAAGACCGACAAACAGcaggagaagaagcagaaaaagaagCTTGTGGATCTAGTCGACCACGCTGtcgagaagaacaaagtgGCATTGCTCGAAGAGGTGGAGAAGGACCTGGAGGAGAGAGGTAGGAGTAAGACTCAGCCGGAGATCAAATTCAGATACCGTGAGGTGTCCCCTGAGAGTTACGGTTTGAACGCGCGAGAGATATTTGCCGCAGATGACACAGACTTGAACGACTTCATCAgcttgaagaagtttgcACCTTACAGAGAGAAAGAGTTACGCAGCAAAGACAAGAGGAAAGTGACCAAGTCGAAACGTCTCAGAGAgtggaggaagaaagtgtttaaAGACGAGAAGGGTCTGGCGGCCGCACTTGCAGAGGGAGGGGAGGACACTATCCCCATCGCACAACCCGTCGAGGAAGTAAAgcacaagaacaaaagGCATGATAAACGGCGTTGA
- the STB1 gene encoding Stb1p (similar to Saccharomyces cerevisiae STB1 (YNL309W) and YOL131W; ancestral locus Anc_3.37) — protein MVATAGSSEDELAERILQRAQLAQWKRQLKVGLNQTLGGYSAGNPGSARKRSSGIDQADFTARDSLQGEVEVERETGTGTATAASEADLESREDGSPWKKHQADRTPLKQRQASVGTTTLAEADRQRTSGSTPVRHYVKPRITPTKLKTKIETGTPEKASGGHTADQKFTTPKSTAQVPIRNHSVYNDTGEPLGLNSTNNSAGADLLIYLATSPYSSATRSQQQHQQQNPSSRGTARIPTTPSSSIYGTHHHTDANDAIRLSNLKHSMSSPQSTFKVPHTVGSSGFMYPPSSSSSAGVHAFNSDLMESPSLYSMSQQHLTPRKRTGPPRSATELAPIPTTPSRELTAPSSASHNLLKTPNFNMGDYIHNIFSPSPRITGGGGGGTPAIRRGSINSIASISLMNTAGNSAINAASPAAPTIHGNNDNNYHGSNVATASEIDIKVNDVSTSRDQSKDV, from the coding sequence ATGGTCGCCACGGCAGGGAGCAGTGAGGACGAGCTGGCCGAGCGGATCTTGCAGCGGGCGCAATTGGCGCAGTGGAAGAGGCAATTGAAGGTCGGTCTGAACCAGACTCTGGGGGGTTACAGCGCTGGAAACCCGGGCTCTGCAAGAAAACGGTCCAGTGGTATCGACCAGGCTGACTTCACTGCAAGGGACAGTCTTCAAGGAGAAGTTGAGGTGGAGAGGGAGACGGGCACGGGCACGGCAACTGCTGCTTCTGAAGCAGATCTGGAGAGCAGGGAGGATGGGTCGCCCTGGAAGAAGCACCAGGCGGATAGAACGCCGCTCAAGCAGCGGCAGGCCAGTGTTGGGACCACCACGCTGGCGGAGGCAGACAGGCAGCGGACCTCCGGATCGACGCCCGTACGGCACTACGTCAAGCCAAGAATCACACCAACCAAACTGAAGACCAAGATTGAGACGGGGACACCAGAGAAGGCCTCCGGTGGGCACACTGCTGACCAGAAATTCACAACTCCGAAGAGCACAGCGCAGGTGCCAATCAGGAACCACAGCGTTTACAACGACACTGGGGAACCTCTGGGCCTGAAcagcaccaacaacagcgcAGGTGCAGACTTGCTCATCTACCTTGCGACGAGTCCATACTCTTCCGCGACCCGCTcgcaacagcagcaccagcaaCAGAACCCCTCCTCTAGAGGTACAGCGAGGATCCCTACAACGCCGTCCTCGTCGATATACGGTACGCACCACCATACTGACGCAAACGACGCCATAAGGTTGTCGAACTTGAAGCACTCAATGTCCTCACCACAGTCCACGTTCAAAGTGCCGCACACGGTGGGATCCAGCGGGTTCATGTACCCTCcctcgtcctcatcgtctgCAGGTGTACACGCGTTTAACAGCGACCTCATGGAATCGCCCTCGCTGTACTCGATGAGCCAGCAGCATCTCACGCCGCGGAAAAGGACAGGCCCACCGAGGAGTGCTACGGAACTGGCCCCCATTCCTACAACACCGTCAAGAGAACTAACAGCTCCGTCTTCTGCCTCGCACAACCTTCTCAAGACTCCGAACTTCAACATGGGCGACTACATACACAACATATTCAGTCCCTCGCCGAGAATCACGGGTGGTGGAGGCGGCGGCACACCGGCCATCAGACGCGGCAGCATTAACAGCATCGCATCTATCTCCCTCATGAACACGGCAGGGAACTCCGCAATCAACGCGGCGAGTCCGGCGGCACCCACTATCCATGGTAATAACGACAATAACTACCACGGTAGCAACGTTGCAACCGCGTCAGAGATAGACATCAAAGTAAACGATGTTTCTACAAGTAGGGACCAGAGCAAAGACGTGTAG